The following proteins are encoded in a genomic region of Arthrobacter jiangjiafuii:
- a CDS encoding 2'-5' RNA ligase family protein: MSLWNPSIQAGTADGVDGGPDAPACTCVGIVIGVPEPMASDLQRARASFGDPLAALIPAHITVVTTTETEDWDIAARHVRQVARRHKAFEISLRGTATFRPVSPVVYLQVDAGHEECTALHKEMQSGPLSRDLPFPYHPHVTVAHDVSEAGMDTALESLQDYEARFMVRTIGLYEHDATGLWRLREEVALEA; encoded by the coding sequence ATGAGTCTTTGGAATCCGAGTATCCAGGCAGGCACCGCCGACGGCGTCGACGGCGGTCCTGACGCGCCTGCCTGCACCTGCGTGGGAATCGTGATCGGGGTGCCGGAGCCCATGGCTTCGGACCTGCAGCGCGCCAGGGCATCGTTCGGGGATCCGCTGGCGGCGTTGATCCCGGCGCACATTACCGTGGTGACCACTACGGAGACCGAGGACTGGGATATCGCCGCCCGGCACGTCCGTCAGGTGGCACGCCGGCACAAGGCCTTCGAGATATCGCTGCGCGGCACGGCCACTTTCCGCCCCGTCTCACCCGTGGTGTACCTGCAGGTGGATGCCGGGCACGAGGAATGCACAGCCCTGCACAAGGAAATGCAGAGCGGGCCGCTCTCCCGGGACCTGCCTTTCCCGTACCACCCGCACGTCACGGTGGCCCACGATGTGAGTGAAGCCGGTATGGACACCGCACTGGAGTCCCTGCAGGATTACGAGGCCCGGTTCATGGTCCGCACCATCGGTCTGTATGAACACGACGCCACCGGGCTTTGGCGGCTGCGCGAGGAAGTCGCGCTCGAAGCCTAG
- a CDS encoding succinate dehydrogenase iron-sulfur subunit produces MTTEIAEPASKIDLPESVGGEIPSFEITLKVRRYNPEVSDEGYWDEWKLTMYGTDRVLDALHKVKWEHDGSVSFRRSCAHGVCGSDAMRINGRNRLACKTLLKDLDTSKPILVEPIKGLPVEKDLIVDMEPFFQSFREVMPFLVSKGHEPTKERLQSPEDRERFDDTTKCILCAACTSSCPVFWTDGQYFGPAAIVNAHRFIFDSRDDAGDMRLEILNDKEGVWRCRTTFNCSEACPRGIQVTKAIAEVKQAILNRSI; encoded by the coding sequence ATGACAACGGAAATTGCGGAGCCGGCCTCCAAGATCGACCTCCCGGAATCAGTGGGCGGGGAAATCCCCTCGTTCGAGATCACGCTGAAGGTCCGCCGCTACAACCCCGAGGTATCCGACGAAGGATACTGGGATGAGTGGAAGCTGACCATGTACGGCACGGACCGGGTGCTGGATGCCCTGCATAAGGTCAAGTGGGAGCATGACGGTTCCGTCTCCTTCCGCCGCTCCTGCGCCCACGGTGTCTGCGGCTCCGATGCGATGCGCATCAATGGCCGCAACCGCCTGGCCTGCAAGACCCTGCTGAAGGACCTGGACACGTCCAAGCCCATCCTGGTGGAACCCATCAAGGGCCTGCCGGTGGAGAAGGACCTGATCGTGGACATGGAGCCGTTCTTCCAGTCCTTCCGCGAAGTCATGCCCTTCCTGGTCAGCAAGGGCCACGAGCCCACGAAGGAGCGCCTGCAGTCTCCCGAGGACCGCGAGCGTTTCGATGACACCACCAAGTGCATCCTCTGCGCCGCGTGCACGTCCTCCTGCCCGGTGTTCTGGACCGACGGCCAGTACTTCGGCCCGGCTGCCATTGTGAATGCCCACCGCTTTATCTTCGACTCGCGTGACGACGCCGGAGACATGCGCCTGGAGATCCTCAATGACAAGGAAGGCGTGTGGCGCTGCCGCACCACCTTCAACTGCTCCGAAGCATGCCCGCGCGGCATCCAGGTGACCAAGGCCATCGCCGAGGTCAAGCAGGCCATCTTGAACCGTTCCATCTAG
- a CDS encoding ABC transporter ATP-binding protein yields the protein MPQITPSQTVPRTASATVISAHNLTKTYGSFNAVDGISFEVPAGESFGLLGPNGAGKSTTMKMIGGVSSRTSGDLAIMGLDPDRYGPEVRAHLGVVPQQDNLDEDLRVRDNLLAYGRYFGLPKSYLGPKADELLEFAQLTDKAKARVDSLSGGMKRRLTIARSLINDPKILLLDEPTTGLDPQARHILWDRLFRLKEAGVTLILTTHYMDEAEQLCDRLVVVDKGRIMAEGSPAALIREHSTREVLELRFGSERNTTVAGELEGIGERLETLPDRVLIYANDGEAALEAVSARGLRPITSLVRRSSLEDVFLRLTGRSLVD from the coding sequence GTGCCGCAGATCACACCATCCCAAACCGTTCCCCGGACCGCCTCCGCTACCGTCATTTCCGCTCATAACCTGACCAAGACCTACGGCAGTTTCAACGCTGTGGACGGCATCAGTTTCGAGGTGCCGGCCGGGGAGTCCTTCGGCCTGCTCGGACCCAACGGGGCCGGCAAATCCACGACCATGAAAATGATCGGCGGTGTTTCCTCCCGCACCTCCGGCGACCTGGCCATCATGGGCCTGGACCCGGACCGCTACGGGCCCGAAGTGCGGGCGCACCTGGGTGTGGTCCCGCAGCAGGACAATCTTGACGAGGACCTGCGGGTGCGTGACAACCTCCTGGCCTACGGCCGCTACTTCGGCCTGCCCAAGAGCTACCTCGGGCCCAAGGCGGACGAACTGCTGGAGTTCGCCCAGCTCACCGACAAAGCCAAGGCACGGGTGGACTCGCTCTCCGGGGGGATGAAGCGGCGGCTGACCATCGCCCGGTCGCTGATCAACGACCCCAAAATCCTGCTGCTGGATGAGCCCACCACCGGTTTGGATCCGCAGGCCCGGCACATCCTCTGGGACCGGCTCTTCCGGCTCAAGGAAGCCGGCGTCACGCTGATCCTGACCACCCATTACATGGACGAGGCAGAGCAGCTGTGCGACCGGCTGGTCGTGGTGGACAAGGGAAGAATTATGGCCGAGGGTTCACCGGCTGCGCTGATCCGGGAGCATTCCACCCGCGAGGTGCTGGAGCTGCGCTTCGGCTCCGAGCGCAACACCACGGTGGCCGGTGAACTGGAAGGAATCGGCGAACGGCTCGAGACACTTCCGGACCGCGTCCTGATCTACGCCAACGACGGCGAGGCCGCCCTCGAGGCGGTCAGCGCCCGCGGGCTGCGTCCCATTACCTCGCTGGTGCGCCGCTCCTCGCTGGAGGACGTGTTCCTCCGGCTGACCGGCAGGAGCCTCGTTGACTGA
- the glyA gene encoding serine hydroxymethyltransferase — protein MRLSTQPVTDARLSDVDPEIAAVLNDELARQRDTLEMIASENFAPRAVLEAQGSVLTNKYAEGYPGRRYYGGCEHVDVAENLAIERVKELFGAEFANVQPHSGASANAAALAALISPGDKLMGLDLAHGGHLTHGMKLNFSGKLYEVAAYGVDKDTYRVDMDKVREQALAERPKVIIAGWSAYPRQLDFDAFASIAKEVGAYLWTDMAHFAGLVAAGLHPNPVPASDVVTSTVHKTLAGPRSGVILAKEQYGKKLNSAVFPGQQGGPLMHVIAAKAVAFKIAGSEEFRERQERVLEGARIIADRLNAPDVAEHGVSVLTGGTDVHLILVDLRNSALDGRQAEDLLHSVGITVNRNSVPFDPRPPMVTSGLRIGTPALATRGFGAAEFTEVAEIIAAALKPAPDVEALRARVQALTADFPLYPGQEQW, from the coding sequence GTGAGACTATCCACCCAGCCAGTGACCGACGCCCGGCTATCGGACGTCGACCCGGAAATTGCCGCGGTCCTGAACGACGAGCTGGCCCGCCAGCGGGACACACTGGAAATGATCGCCTCGGAGAACTTTGCTCCCCGCGCCGTGTTGGAGGCCCAGGGCTCGGTCCTGACCAACAAGTACGCCGAGGGCTACCCGGGCCGCCGCTACTACGGCGGCTGCGAACACGTGGATGTTGCCGAGAACCTGGCCATCGAGCGGGTAAAGGAATTGTTCGGCGCCGAGTTCGCCAATGTCCAGCCACACTCCGGTGCCTCCGCCAATGCAGCGGCCCTGGCCGCCCTGATCTCACCCGGCGACAAGCTGATGGGGCTGGATCTTGCCCACGGCGGACACCTGACCCACGGCATGAAGCTGAACTTCTCCGGAAAACTCTACGAGGTGGCGGCCTATGGCGTGGACAAGGACACCTACCGGGTGGACATGGACAAGGTCCGCGAGCAGGCGCTCGCCGAGCGGCCGAAGGTGATCATCGCCGGCTGGTCCGCCTATCCCCGCCAGCTGGACTTCGACGCGTTCGCCTCCATCGCCAAGGAGGTGGGGGCCTACCTCTGGACGGACATGGCGCACTTCGCCGGCCTGGTGGCCGCCGGCCTGCACCCGAACCCGGTGCCGGCCTCCGACGTCGTCACCTCCACCGTGCACAAGACCCTCGCCGGACCACGCTCCGGTGTCATCCTCGCCAAGGAGCAGTACGGCAAAAAGCTGAACTCGGCAGTGTTCCCGGGCCAGCAGGGCGGTCCGCTGATGCACGTCATCGCCGCCAAGGCAGTGGCTTTCAAGATTGCCGGCTCCGAAGAGTTCCGTGAACGGCAGGAACGCGTGCTGGAAGGTGCGCGGATCATTGCCGACCGGCTCAACGCCCCCGACGTCGCTGAACACGGCGTCTCCGTCCTCACCGGCGGCACCGATGTGCACCTGATCCTGGTGGACCTGCGCAACTCCGCGCTGGACGGCAGGCAGGCCGAAGACCTTCTGCATTCGGTGGGCATCACGGTGAACCGCAACTCGGTCCCGTTCGATCCGCGCCCGCCCATGGTCACCTCCGGCCTGCGCATCGGAACCCCCGCCCTGGCAACGCGGGGCTTCGGCGCCGCGGAATTCACCGAGGTTGCGGAGATCATCGCCGCGGCCCTGAAACCGGCCCCCGATGTTGAGGCACTGCGTGCCCGCGTCCAGGCCCTCACCGCGGACTTCCCGCTCTACCCCGGACAGGAACAGTGGTAA
- a CDS encoding ABC transporter permease — protein MTERQPSGPVTAPADHHAVLGLRSPLTPEETAVRARRFGALYYAEHWVRRMRGYGWTVLMTAVGTPLVYLFGMGVGLASLVDTSGAAFDAGNGTSVSYLSFVAPALLATAAIMVASEENTYTVMGGFKWHRTYYGPNASPLSSGQLVDGHLIGFSVRLLITTGTYFAFLLAFGAVDRPATAWLMIFTAILGGVAFGLPLMAFSASLEEDKGQFAMVQRFIVMPLFLFSGTFFPLESLPGAIRWIGWISPLWHSTELGRILSYGYVEPPALTAVHLAYLLLLAVVGWLLARRNFTRRLGK, from the coding sequence TTGACTGAGCGGCAGCCCTCCGGCCCTGTCACCGCCCCGGCTGACCACCATGCCGTGCTGGGGCTGCGCTCACCGCTGACACCGGAAGAGACGGCGGTCCGGGCGCGGCGCTTTGGCGCGCTCTACTACGCCGAACACTGGGTCCGGCGCATGCGCGGCTATGGCTGGACCGTGCTCATGACGGCGGTGGGCACGCCGCTGGTGTACCTCTTTGGCATGGGCGTGGGGCTTGCCTCGCTGGTGGATACCAGCGGAGCAGCGTTCGACGCCGGCAACGGGACCTCGGTGTCCTACCTCTCCTTCGTGGCGCCGGCGCTGCTGGCCACCGCCGCGATCATGGTCGCCAGCGAGGAGAACACCTATACGGTGATGGGCGGCTTCAAATGGCACCGGACCTATTACGGCCCCAACGCCTCTCCGCTAAGCAGCGGCCAGCTGGTGGACGGGCACCTCATCGGCTTTTCCGTCCGGCTGCTGATCACCACCGGAACGTACTTTGCATTCCTGCTGGCGTTCGGAGCCGTTGATCGGCCCGCTACCGCCTGGCTGATGATCTTCACGGCCATTCTGGGCGGCGTGGCCTTTGGGTTGCCGCTGATGGCCTTCAGTGCTTCCCTCGAAGAGGATAAGGGCCAGTTCGCCATGGTGCAGCGGTTCATCGTGATGCCGCTGTTCCTGTTCTCGGGCACCTTCTTTCCGCTGGAATCCCTGCCCGGAGCCATCCGGTGGATCGGCTGGATCTCCCCGCTGTGGCACTCCACCGAGCTGGGACGCATCCTGAGCTACGGCTATGTGGAACCGCCGGCCCTGACTGCGGTGCACCTGGCGTATTTGCTGCTGCTTGCCGTCGTCGGCTGGCTCCTGGCGCGCCGCAACTTCACCCGGAGGTTGGGAAAATGA
- a CDS encoding ABC transporter permease, producing the protein MTHGRAIAAPRLAPTQLAPENRILGSLYARNIRSVFARGLKATWGSNYAVMISGFVEPVLYLVAMGIGLGSLIGTVAGPGGQEIGYANYIAPALLAVSAMNGAVYDSTMNVFFKLNYAKLYEGMLATSLGPLDVALGEILLALLRGAMYATGFTAVMAAMVLITSPWALLMIPAAVVVAFGFASFGMAITSYMKTFQQLDWVGFVMLPMFLFSATFYPLSVYPQGIQWVIQALPLWHGVEMMRQLSMGLIDWSTAGHLLYFIVMIALGLVVTTRRLRALFLK; encoded by the coding sequence ATGACGCATGGAAGAGCGATCGCGGCCCCGCGGCTTGCCCCCACCCAACTGGCGCCGGAAAACCGTATTCTCGGGTCCCTTTACGCCCGGAACATCCGCTCGGTTTTCGCCCGCGGGCTCAAAGCCACCTGGGGCAGCAACTACGCGGTCATGATCAGCGGGTTCGTGGAACCGGTGCTGTACCTGGTGGCCATGGGTATCGGGCTGGGGTCCCTGATCGGCACCGTTGCAGGGCCGGGCGGCCAGGAGATCGGTTACGCCAACTACATTGCTCCGGCGCTGCTGGCCGTTTCCGCCATGAACGGCGCCGTTTACGACTCCACCATGAACGTGTTCTTCAAACTGAACTACGCCAAGCTTTATGAAGGCATGCTCGCCACCTCGCTGGGGCCGCTCGACGTCGCCCTCGGGGAAATCCTGCTCGCGCTGTTGCGCGGGGCCATGTACGCCACCGGCTTCACCGCGGTGATGGCGGCCATGGTGCTGATCACGTCGCCGTGGGCGCTGCTCATGATTCCGGCGGCCGTGGTGGTGGCCTTCGGGTTTGCCTCCTTCGGCATGGCCATCACCAGCTATATGAAGACCTTCCAGCAGTTGGACTGGGTGGGTTTTGTCATGCTGCCGATGTTCCTGTTCTCCGCGACCTTCTACCCGCTCAGCGTGTACCCCCAGGGCATCCAATGGGTCATCCAGGCGCTGCCGCTCTGGCACGGGGTGGAAATGATGCGCCAGCTCAGCATGGGCCTGATCGACTGGTCCACCGCCGGGCACCTGCTCTACTTCATTGTGATGATCGCCCTGGGACTGGTGGTGACTACCCGGCGACTTCGGGCCCTGTTCCTGAAGTAG
- the trpS gene encoding tryptophan--tRNA ligase, with translation MSTSVPPTGRQRILSGMQPSADSLHLGNYLGALVNWVRLQEEYDAYFFIPDLHAITVPQDPADLRQRTRVTAAQYIAGGVDVEKATLFVQSQVPEHAQLAWVLNCLTGFGEASRMTQFKDKQQRFGADAASVGLFTYPILQVADILLYNPHGVPVGEDQRQHVELSRDLAKRFNSRYGETFTVPEVFVQKAAAKIYDLQNPTAKMSKSAASPAGLINLLDPDKVIAKRIKSAVTDDGTEIRFDREAKPGVSNLLSIYSLVSGRSIETLVKEYEGRMYGHLKVDLAEAVTEHVRPIRERALYLLEDPAELDRLLALGAAKARETASATLADVYNKVGFLPLGSTAV, from the coding sequence ATGAGCACCTCAGTTCCTCCCACCGGCCGGCAGCGCATCCTCTCCGGCATGCAGCCCTCCGCCGACTCCCTGCACCTGGGCAACTACCTGGGCGCGCTGGTGAACTGGGTCCGGCTGCAGGAGGAGTACGACGCCTACTTCTTCATCCCGGATCTGCACGCCATCACAGTGCCGCAGGATCCCGCAGACCTGCGGCAGCGCACCCGTGTCACCGCCGCCCAGTACATTGCCGGCGGCGTGGACGTCGAGAAAGCCACCCTCTTCGTCCAGTCCCAGGTTCCCGAGCACGCCCAGCTGGCCTGGGTACTGAACTGCCTGACCGGGTTTGGCGAAGCGTCCCGGATGACGCAGTTCAAGGACAAGCAGCAGCGCTTCGGCGCCGACGCCGCATCGGTTGGCCTGTTCACCTATCCGATCCTGCAGGTTGCAGACATCCTTCTGTACAACCCGCACGGGGTACCCGTGGGGGAGGACCAGCGCCAGCACGTGGAGCTCAGCCGCGACCTGGCCAAGCGTTTCAACTCCCGCTACGGCGAGACCTTCACCGTTCCCGAGGTCTTCGTGCAGAAGGCAGCCGCGAAGATCTATGATCTGCAGAACCCCACGGCCAAGATGTCCAAATCCGCTGCGTCACCGGCCGGGCTGATCAACCTGCTGGATCCGGACAAGGTCATCGCCAAGCGCATTAAGTCGGCGGTCACCGACGACGGCACGGAGATCCGCTTTGACCGGGAAGCCAAGCCGGGGGTCAGCAACCTGCTCTCCATCTACTCCCTGGTTTCGGGGCGGAGCATCGAGACGCTGGTCAAGGAGTATGAAGGCCGGATGTACGGCCACCTGAAGGTGGACCTGGCGGAGGCCGTCACCGAGCACGTGCGGCCCATCCGGGAACGCGCCCTGTATCTGCTGGAGGATCCGGCGGAACTGGACCGGCTCCTGGCCCTCGGTGCAGCCAAGGCGCGGGAAACCGCGTCCGCTACACTGGCCGATGTGTATAACAAAGTAGGTTTCCTACCTTTGGGTTCCACTGCGGTCTGA
- a CDS encoding alpha/beta hydrolase family protein, which produces MPTFESVSFPGVNGTSLAGTLDMPDGGASSWAVFCHGFTLGKNSAAASRISKALAAHGIGVLRYDAAGLGGSSGAWEDGTFSTKIADIHSAVSFMQAQGRPVSLLVGHSLGGAAVLAAAPEVEGLVAVVTIAAPYRPDHVVHLFEDEMQTIKAAGSAEVELGGRSLRIREELLHDLAAHDLAGCIRGLHLPLLVMHSPTDNTVGIENASEIFSMARHPRNFISLEGSDHLMVDRAQTHRAAAIIAAWAAIYLPGAGI; this is translated from the coding sequence ATGCCCACGTTTGAATCCGTTTCCTTCCCCGGCGTCAACGGCACCTCGCTGGCCGGCACCCTGGATATGCCCGACGGCGGTGCAAGCAGCTGGGCGGTGTTCTGCCACGGCTTTACCCTGGGCAAGAACAGCGCCGCAGCGTCCCGGATCTCCAAGGCCCTGGCGGCTCACGGCATCGGCGTGCTGCGCTACGACGCCGCCGGGCTGGGCGGATCATCCGGCGCCTGGGAAGACGGGACGTTCAGTACCAAGATCGCCGATATCCACAGTGCCGTGTCCTTCATGCAGGCCCAGGGCAGGCCCGTGTCCCTGCTGGTCGGCCATTCCCTGGGCGGAGCTGCCGTCCTGGCTGCGGCGCCGGAGGTCGAGGGCCTCGTCGCGGTGGTGACCATCGCGGCCCCGTACCGCCCGGACCATGTGGTGCATCTCTTCGAGGATGAGATGCAGACCATCAAGGCGGCGGGTTCGGCGGAGGTGGAGCTGGGAGGGCGCAGCCTGCGGATCCGTGAGGAGCTTCTCCACGATCTGGCCGCCCATGACCTGGCCGGGTGCATCCGCGGGCTGCATCTGCCCCTGCTGGTGATGCACTCCCCCACGGACAATACAGTGGGTATCGAGAACGCCAGCGAGATTTTCTCCATGGCCAGGCATCCACGGAACTTCATTTCCCTGGAGGGCAGCGACCATCTGATGGTGGACCGGGCCCAGACTCATCGGGCAGCGGCCATCATTGCGGCCTGGGCAGCCATCTATCTGCCCGGTGCCGGAATCTAG
- a CDS encoding bifunctional methylenetetrahydrofolate dehydrogenase/methenyltetrahydrofolate cyclohydrolase — translation MGWEKKEKTDFGTPVAAQILDGRKAAREIKEELAERVAVLKETHGITPGLGTVLVGDDPASHSYVGGKHKDCQQVGINSVRRDLPEDISQEDLEKVIDELNADPATTGYIVQLPLPAHIDTNAILERIAPEKDADGLHPVNLGRLVLNVSEPMTSPLPCTPHGIVQLLVRNGISLNGKKVLVVGRGVTVGRPLGLLLTRRPINATVTLAHTGTVDLFEHLQEADVVVAAAGFPEMIRAEDLKPGAIVLDVGVTRVTDPETGKTTLTGDVEPAAADVASWISPNPGGVGPMTRAMLLSNVVEAAERAAGIL, via the coding sequence CTGGGCTGGGAGAAAAAGGAGAAGACCGACTTCGGCACTCCGGTCGCCGCGCAGATCCTCGATGGCCGCAAGGCTGCCCGGGAGATCAAGGAAGAACTGGCGGAGCGTGTCGCGGTCCTGAAGGAGACGCACGGCATCACCCCGGGCCTGGGAACCGTCCTGGTCGGTGACGACCCGGCCAGCCATTCCTACGTGGGCGGCAAGCACAAGGACTGCCAGCAGGTGGGCATCAACTCGGTCCGCCGGGACCTGCCCGAAGACATCAGCCAGGAGGACCTGGAGAAGGTCATCGACGAACTCAACGCCGATCCTGCCACCACCGGGTACATCGTCCAGCTGCCGCTGCCGGCACATATCGACACCAACGCGATCCTGGAACGGATTGCCCCGGAAAAGGACGCCGACGGGCTGCACCCGGTGAACCTGGGCCGGCTGGTCCTGAACGTCAGCGAACCGATGACCTCTCCGCTGCCGTGCACTCCGCACGGGATCGTTCAGCTGCTGGTCCGCAACGGGATCTCCCTGAACGGCAAGAAGGTGCTGGTGGTCGGCCGCGGCGTCACCGTGGGCCGCCCGCTGGGCCTGCTGCTGACCCGCCGTCCGATCAACGCCACGGTGACCCTGGCGCATACCGGCACGGTGGACCTGTTTGAACACCTGCAGGAAGCCGACGTGGTGGTGGCCGCCGCCGGGTTCCCGGAAATGATCAGGGCCGAGGACCTCAAGCCCGGGGCCATCGTGCTGGACGTGGGCGTGACCCGGGTGACCGATCCGGAGACGGGCAAGACCACCCTGACCGGCGACGTCGAGCCGGCGGCAGCTGACGTGGCGTCCTGGATCTCCCCGAACCCCGGGGGAGTCGGTCCGATGACCCGGGCCATGCTGCTCTCCAACGTGGTGGAGGCCGCCGAGCGCGCTGCCGGGATTCTCTAG
- a CDS encoding O-acetyl-ADP-ribose deacetylase — MQIIFSTGDITASTADAIVNAANSSLLGGGGVDGAIHRAAGPELLAACRELRAGAYAQGLPVGDAVATPGFSLPARWVIHTVGPNARAGQTDPELLASSFRRSLEVAEELGAATVAFPAISAGVYGWDPAVVAETGLRTVAAHPARSVQSVEFVLFNPGLERLFRSVWEELAADRGTPTSGTGPEVAG, encoded by the coding sequence ATGCAGATCATCTTCAGCACCGGAGACATCACGGCCAGTACCGCCGACGCGATTGTGAATGCGGCCAATTCCTCGCTGCTCGGCGGCGGCGGGGTGGACGGCGCGATCCACCGCGCGGCGGGGCCGGAACTGCTCGCTGCCTGCCGTGAGCTGCGGGCCGGAGCCTATGCACAGGGCCTGCCCGTCGGAGACGCGGTGGCTACGCCCGGGTTCTCCCTGCCGGCGCGCTGGGTGATCCACACCGTCGGCCCCAATGCGCGGGCTGGGCAGACGGACCCCGAGCTGCTGGCCTCCAGCTTCAGGCGCTCGCTGGAGGTGGCCGAGGAGCTCGGTGCCGCCACCGTGGCCTTTCCCGCGATCAGCGCCGGGGTGTACGGCTGGGACCCCGCGGTGGTGGCCGAGACGGGGCTGCGGACGGTGGCCGCCCATCCCGCCCGGAGTGTGCAGTCGGTGGAGTTTGTGCTCTTCAACCCGGGCCTGGAACGGCTGTTCCGCTCGGTTTGGGAGGAGCTGGCAGCTGATCGAGGAACGCCTACTTCAGGAACAGGGCCCGAAGTCGCCGGGTAG
- a CDS encoding exodeoxyribonuclease III yields MSLASAGETAGAAKALRIATVNVNGIRAAYKRGMADWLAERDIDILCLQEVRAPDAIVRELLGDEWFILHAEAEAKGRAGVAIASRLAPVATREHIGDEYFALSGRWVEADFKVPVDGAEKLLTVVSAYVHSGEVDTPKQVDKYRFLDVMAQRLPALKQQSDFVLVVGDLNVGHTTLDIKNWKGNVKRAGFLPEERAYFDRFLGEEVGYTDVARKLAGDVPGPYTWWSWRGQAFDNDSGWRIDYQLATPELAERAISAVVDRAPTYDSRFSDHAPVVVDYQFQGTDS; encoded by the coding sequence GTGAGTTTGGCATCAGCAGGAGAAACCGCAGGCGCGGCAAAGGCGCTGCGCATTGCAACCGTAAATGTGAACGGCATCCGCGCCGCCTACAAGCGCGGCATGGCCGACTGGCTGGCTGAACGGGACATCGACATTCTGTGCCTGCAGGAAGTCCGGGCGCCGGACGCCATTGTCCGTGAACTCCTCGGGGATGAATGGTTCATCCTCCACGCCGAGGCCGAAGCCAAGGGCCGCGCAGGGGTGGCCATTGCCTCCCGCCTGGCTCCCGTTGCCACCCGCGAGCACATCGGAGATGAGTACTTCGCCCTCTCCGGACGCTGGGTCGAGGCAGACTTCAAGGTGCCGGTGGACGGCGCCGAGAAGCTCCTGACGGTTGTCAGCGCCTACGTCCACTCCGGCGAGGTGGACACGCCCAAGCAGGTGGACAAGTACCGCTTCCTTGACGTGATGGCCCAGCGGCTGCCGGCACTGAAGCAGCAGAGCGACTTCGTCCTGGTGGTGGGGGACCTCAACGTCGGCCACACCACCTTGGATATCAAGAACTGGAAGGGCAACGTGAAGCGGGCAGGCTTCCTGCCGGAGGAACGCGCCTACTTCGACCGGTTCCTCGGTGAGGAAGTCGGCTACACCGATGTCGCCCGGAAGCTGGCCGGCGACGTCCCCGGGCCCTACACCTGGTGGTCCTGGCGCGGCCAGGCCTTCGACAACGACAGCGGCTGGCGGATCGACTACCAGCTCGCGACGCCGGAACTGGCCGAACGCGCCATATCCGCCGTCGTCGACCGTGCCCCCACCTATGACAGCCGCTTCTCCGACCACGCGCCCGTCGTGGTCGACTACCAGTTCCAAGGGACAGACTCATGA
- a CDS encoding SDR family NAD(P)-dependent oxidoreductase, producing MADQFTGKTVLVTGAGSGIGRAAAVALAAEGANVVVNDLDLEAAQVVVNQISDAGGTAVPSVGDVGRAEDVKGAVDTAVSEFGALHLAFNNAGISGPLGLLTEVDLEGYRRVIDVNLNSVFYGMYYEIPAMQQAGGGAIVNMSSILGLVGSSTAVPYVTAKHGVTGMTRAAALGYANQGIRINSVHPGYIDTPLLEALPGEVYTSLVGLHPAGRLGTADEVAHVVLFLLSDRAAFVTGAQYAVDGAYTTQ from the coding sequence ATGGCTGATCAGTTCACCGGGAAAACCGTACTCGTGACCGGCGCCGGATCCGGAATCGGCAGGGCTGCGGCCGTGGCGCTGGCCGCGGAAGGCGCCAACGTCGTCGTGAATGACCTCGATCTGGAAGCCGCCCAGGTGGTGGTGAACCAGATCTCCGACGCCGGCGGAACCGCAGTGCCCTCCGTTGGGGATGTGGGCAGGGCAGAGGATGTCAAAGGTGCGGTGGACACCGCGGTCAGCGAATTCGGTGCCCTGCACCTGGCGTTCAACAACGCCGGCATCAGCGGACCCCTCGGACTGCTCACGGAGGTGGATCTGGAAGGGTACCGGCGGGTTATCGACGTGAACCTGAACTCGGTGTTCTACGGGATGTACTACGAGATTCCGGCCATGCAGCAGGCCGGCGGCGGCGCCATCGTCAACATGTCCTCGATCCTCGGCCTGGTCGGCTCCAGCACTGCCGTGCCCTACGTGACGGCCAAACACGGGGTCACCGGCATGACGCGTGCGGCAGCGCTGGGCTACGCCAACCAGGGGATCCGCATCAACTCGGTACACCCGGGCTACATCGACACGCCGTTGCTGGAAGCGCTGCCGGGGGAGGTTTACACCTCGCTGGTGGGGCTCCATCCGGCCGGCCGGCTCGGTACCGCCGACGAAGTGGCGCATGTGGTGCTGTTCCTGCTGTCGGACCGTGCGGCCTTCGTCACCGGAGCCCAGTACGCCGTGGACGGTGCCTACACCACGCAGTAG